A region of Maridesulfovibrio sp. DNA encodes the following proteins:
- a CDS encoding DEAD/DEAH box helicase has protein sequence MEKFRNLGLSDTIIEALEKKGFTEPTPIQEKTIPMLLSGEKDIVGQAQTGTGKTAAFGLPIIENIRDGANHVQAIILTPTRELALQVADEIISFRGKRKVYVATVYGGQPMLPQLKALKRGADIVVGTPGRVLDHIRRGTLDLSQINNFVLDEADEMCNMGFLEEVSEIMENAGENHRTLLFSATMPREVMNIAKKFMGDYDVIAVKREKDEAPLTELIFHEVNERDRFEALCRVVDAQAEFYGLVFCRTRADADNVAGALGERGYPAEPIHGDLSQARREDILKRFRNRRCKILVATDVAARGIDVPDLTHVVNFALPQDPQSFVHRVGRTGRAGKKGVAVTLISPREFGKLRYITKVTKLRIDKKPLPTIDQVIDVKKSRMGAELSEIVESGEHLSYLDLAHELLEGVDPIEAVAALLKHSQGSVLDKRSYHKIEECGGPNANRGRVRFTAHIGRAHGMTPRKLVDMICRRSRINPVRIQHVKIQGRQSTFTVPAGDSDNVMSSVNRASNNERPLLRKG, from the coding sequence ATGGAAAAATTCAGAAACCTCGGCCTTTCCGACACTATTATTGAAGCCCTTGAAAAAAAAGGCTTCACTGAACCCACCCCTATTCAGGAAAAGACCATCCCCATGCTCCTTTCCGGAGAAAAGGATATTGTCGGCCAGGCTCAGACCGGAACCGGTAAAACCGCAGCTTTCGGCCTTCCCATAATTGAAAACATACGCGACGGAGCCAACCATGTTCAGGCCATTATCCTGACACCGACCCGAGAACTGGCCCTGCAGGTTGCGGATGAAATCATTTCTTTCCGCGGCAAGCGTAAAGTATACGTAGCCACCGTTTACGGTGGGCAGCCCATGCTCCCGCAGCTGAAAGCCCTCAAGCGCGGCGCGGATATCGTAGTCGGTACTCCCGGCCGTGTGCTGGACCATATCCGCCGCGGCACCCTTGACCTCTCACAGATCAACAACTTCGTGCTCGATGAAGCTGACGAAATGTGCAACATGGGCTTCCTCGAGGAAGTTTCCGAAATTATGGAAAATGCCGGCGAAAACCACCGAACCCTGCTCTTTTCCGCCACCATGCCTCGTGAAGTAATGAATATCGCCAAGAAATTCATGGGCGACTACGATGTTATCGCAGTTAAACGCGAAAAAGACGAAGCACCGCTGACCGAACTGATTTTCCACGAAGTAAACGAACGTGACCGCTTTGAAGCTCTCTGCCGTGTTGTTGACGCACAGGCTGAATTTTACGGACTGGTCTTCTGCCGCACCCGCGCCGATGCAGACAACGTTGCCGGAGCACTGGGAGAACGCGGTTATCCTGCAGAACCCATTCATGGAGATCTTTCTCAGGCCCGCCGCGAAGACATCCTCAAACGTTTCCGCAACCGCCGCTGTAAAATCCTTGTTGCAACCGATGTTGCCGCCCGCGGCATCGACGTGCCGGACCTCACACATGTAGTCAACTTTGCCCTGCCGCAGGATCCCCAGAGCTTTGTTCACCGCGTGGGCCGCACCGGACGCGCAGGCAAGAAAGGTGTTGCAGTTACCCTTATCTCCCCACGCGAATTCGGCAAGCTTCGCTACATCACCAAAGTAACCAAGCTCCGCATAGACAAGAAACCGCTGCCGACCATCGATCAGGTCATAGATGTTAAAAAATCCCGTATGGGTGCTGAACTCAGCGAAATTGTTGAATCAGGTGAGCATCTTTCTTATCTCGACCTTGCCCACGAACTGCTTGAGGGAGTTGATCCCATTGAAGCTGTAGCCGCACTGCTCAAGCACTCTCAGGGCAGCGTTCTTGATAAACGCAGCTACCATAAAATCGAAGAATGCGGAGGCCCCAACGCCAACCGCGGTCGGGTACGTTTCACCGCCCACATTGGCCGGGCACACGGCATGACTCCGCGCAAGCTGGTGGACATGATCTGCCGCCGTTCCCGCATCAATCCCGTACGCATTCAGCATGTAAAGATTCAGGGACGCCAGTCCACCTTTACTGTTCCTGCAGGCGATTCCGACAACGTGATGAGTTCCGTGAACAGAGCGTCCAATAACGAAAGACCTTTGCTCAGAAAAGGCTAA
- a CDS encoding citrate synthase yields MSDKDIAILKYDGKEYKLPVIHGTEGETGIDITNLRTQSGLITYDPGYGNTGSCTSRITFVDGEKGILRYRGYPIEDLAKHGKFIETAWLLIFGELPLKEDLARFSALLTAEELIHEDLRHHFEGFPAHRNQPMAILSAVINALGSHNPDLNDITDKSEFFLAVGKIISKVRTIAAFSYRKSIGRPFVYPDPELSYCHNFLHMMFSIPYKQYDPPIEAVKALSLIFQLHADHEQNCSTSTVRMVGSTQANIFASVSSGICALWGRLHGGANAAVIDMLETINNGDYTIDEYIEKVKQKECRLMGFGHRIYKSFDPRAKILKEATHDLLQHGFSDELLEIAMQLEERALSDDYFVERKLYPNVDFYSGIILRALGIPVTMFPVMFAIGRMPGWIAHWYEDYTNPTSRINRPRQIYTGETPRNYVPIDFRK; encoded by the coding sequence ATGAGCGATAAAGACATTGCGATCCTTAAGTATGACGGTAAAGAGTACAAACTGCCCGTAATCCACGGCACAGAAGGCGAAACCGGCATCGACATCACCAATCTTCGAACTCAGAGCGGGCTCATAACTTATGATCCCGGCTACGGTAACACAGGTTCATGCACAAGTAGAATTACCTTTGTAGACGGCGAAAAAGGCATTCTGCGCTATCGCGGTTACCCTATTGAAGACCTTGCAAAGCATGGTAAATTCATTGAAACAGCATGGCTGCTCATCTTCGGGGAACTTCCGCTTAAGGAAGATCTGGCACGCTTTTCCGCCCTGCTCACTGCAGAAGAACTCATCCATGAAGATCTTCGCCACCACTTTGAAGGCTTCCCGGCTCACCGCAACCAGCCCATGGCTATCCTCTCCGCTGTTATCAACGCACTGGGCAGCCACAACCCGGACCTTAACGACATTACCGACAAGTCCGAATTCTTCCTCGCAGTTGGCAAAATCATTTCCAAGGTGCGGACAATAGCAGCCTTTTCATACCGCAAATCCATTGGACGCCCATTCGTCTACCCGGACCCGGAGCTGAGCTATTGCCACAACTTCCTGCACATGATGTTCTCAATCCCTTACAAGCAGTATGATCCGCCAATAGAAGCAGTCAAAGCTCTCTCCCTTATCTTCCAACTGCACGCGGACCACGAGCAGAACTGCTCCACATCCACAGTAAGGATGGTCGGCTCCACACAGGCCAACATTTTCGCCTCGGTATCTTCCGGTATCTGCGCCCTCTGGGGACGTCTGCATGGAGGAGCCAACGCGGCGGTAATCGACATGCTCGAAACCATTAACAACGGCGATTACACCATCGATGAATACATCGAGAAGGTGAAACAGAAGGAATGCCGCCTTATGGGATTCGGGCACCGCATATACAAGAGCTTTGACCCGCGCGCCAAAATCCTCAAAGAAGCTACTCATGACCTGCTTCAGCACGGATTCAGCGATGAACTGCTGGAGATCGCTATGCAACTTGAGGAACGCGCCCTTTCCGATGACTACTTCGTTGAGCGTAAGCTCTATCCCAACGTGGACTTCTATTCCGGCATCATCCTGCGCGCACTGGGCATCCCGGTAACTATGTTCCCGGTAATGTTCGCCATTGGCCGCATGCCCGGCTGGATTGCCCACTGGTATGAAGATTACACCAACCCGACATCAAGAATTAATCGCCCGCGTCAGATTTACACTGGCGAAACTCCGAGAAATTACGTACCTATAGATTTCAGGAAGTAA
- a CDS encoding multiheme c-type cytochrome, translating to MMEYPIWHLTTFGGGFWIALIATLHVFVAQFAVGGGLFLVVTEKLAYSTGSSELLDYVKKHSKFFLLLTMVFGGGSGVALWFIMALLSPQGTLVLVREFLFAWATEWVWFVGEIVALLIYYYYWEKMNRRDHLIIGWFYFLFAFLSLLTINGVVSFMLTPGVWQETRNFWDAIFNPTFWPALFFRTALCGMLAGLFGFVTAARIKERSLRCMLVRFCGIWTLTGLILTVLSGYWYLNSLPAEQAMLVVHKSHRVAFFIQIFKYTTPVILIGGLFMAVCAPRRVNFSSAMVMLVVALLFYGSFEFIREAGRKPFVIWGEVYSTNITVEQAEELKGKSILQNSKWVPQDLREISPENRLRAGSWLYQMQCAPCHAVNGPMNDIVPRTSKYTAAGLDAFISGMGKLNRYMPEFLGTAQERSALADYIYSLGPQKDPALPATEESELTAASFDPKQEYVLMAWPLEGLRLIIDKDRTMTISDKGSIVRAQLILRGDSPEIVTDDVKIVCKPQGMDETFELSPEDGYFQSAPLEILPYTMEGYQPLPPLDVQAVDADGNVLAATTIVLPVSTRPGCNKCHGGGWNFPEQGGFSAQTAADIVTVHDRDNNTDFRKRLKNSEVIDCMGCHDGEMQLNLSTVLHGFHAVYLSGKSNDACMSCHPQESLRGVHVDAGMECVNCHGVMENHALALLKGEEQKLVATRLMKLITPVEFSLDEIHARQPHDQQPDCLTCHVEFGAPESDSAFNEWTADKAGLFRNRRDEMDAVMCAACHNAPHAVFPATDERDNLRPLQYMGEAQPIGAAGTCTVCHEDEMGYPAHHPGMGLE from the coding sequence ATGATGGAATATCCAATCTGGCACCTGACAACTTTCGGTGGCGGTTTCTGGATCGCGCTGATTGCGACCCTGCATGTTTTTGTAGCCCAATTCGCTGTAGGCGGCGGACTTTTTCTGGTTGTGACTGAAAAGCTGGCATACAGCACCGGTTCCAGTGAGTTGCTTGATTATGTGAAAAAACATTCCAAATTTTTCCTGCTGCTGACCATGGTTTTCGGCGGAGGAAGCGGGGTGGCTCTCTGGTTCATAATGGCCTTGCTCAGTCCGCAGGGGACTCTTGTCTTGGTGCGTGAATTTCTATTTGCGTGGGCAACTGAATGGGTCTGGTTTGTGGGCGAGATTGTGGCATTGCTCATCTATTACTATTATTGGGAAAAAATGAACCGCCGCGATCACCTGATTATTGGTTGGTTTTATTTTCTTTTCGCATTCCTTTCTCTTTTGACCATTAACGGTGTTGTTTCTTTCATGCTTACCCCCGGTGTGTGGCAGGAAACCCGAAATTTCTGGGATGCCATATTTAATCCCACTTTCTGGCCGGCGCTCTTTTTCCGCACTGCTCTTTGCGGAATGCTGGCCGGGTTATTCGGTTTTGTGACTGCCGCACGGATCAAGGAAAGGAGCCTGCGCTGCATGCTGGTCCGTTTCTGCGGAATATGGACCCTGACCGGATTGATACTGACCGTTTTATCCGGTTACTGGTACCTGAACTCTCTGCCTGCAGAGCAGGCCATGCTGGTGGTCCACAAATCCCACCGGGTCGCTTTTTTCATACAGATTTTTAAGTACACTACCCCGGTTATTCTTATCGGCGGACTGTTTATGGCTGTATGTGCTCCGCGAAGGGTGAATTTCAGCTCGGCTATGGTCATGCTGGTGGTTGCCCTTCTTTTTTACGGATCATTTGAATTCATACGCGAAGCAGGACGTAAGCCCTTTGTTATTTGGGGGGAGGTCTATTCAACCAATATAACTGTAGAACAGGCCGAAGAACTGAAAGGTAAATCCATCCTGCAAAATTCCAAATGGGTGCCTCAGGATTTACGCGAAATCAGCCCTGAAAACCGCTTAAGAGCCGGATCATGGCTTTATCAGATGCAGTGTGCGCCTTGTCACGCAGTAAATGGTCCCATGAATGATATAGTTCCCCGGACATCAAAATACACTGCTGCCGGGCTGGATGCGTTTATTTCCGGCATGGGAAAACTGAACAGATACATGCCGGAATTCCTTGGCACAGCTCAGGAACGCTCGGCTTTGGCGGATTATATCTATTCCTTAGGACCGCAAAAAGATCCTGCCTTGCCTGCAACGGAGGAATCTGAGCTTACAGCTGCGTCTTTCGATCCGAAGCAGGAATATGTGCTCATGGCCTGGCCGTTGGAGGGCCTGCGCCTGATCATTGATAAAGACCGGACCATGACTATTTCCGACAAGGGCAGCATTGTCCGTGCGCAGCTCATTTTGCGTGGGGATTCTCCGGAAATAGTTACTGATGATGTGAAAATAGTCTGCAAGCCGCAGGGCATGGATGAAACTTTCGAATTGAGTCCTGAAGACGGGTACTTCCAGTCCGCTCCCCTTGAGATACTGCCTTACACCATGGAAGGGTACCAGCCTCTGCCTCCTTTGGATGTGCAGGCTGTTGACGCGGATGGAAATGTCCTCGCCGCAACAACTATTGTGCTTCCTGTTTCTACCCGTCCGGGCTGCAATAAGTGTCATGGCGGTGGTTGGAATTTCCCCGAACAGGGAGGGTTCTCAGCGCAGACTGCAGCGGACATAGTTACTGTTCATGACCGGGATAACAATACTGATTTCAGGAAACGGCTGAAGAACAGCGAAGTGATCGACTGCATGGGATGCCATGATGGAGAGATGCAGCTTAATCTGTCAACGGTCCTGCACGGTTTTCATGCAGTTTATCTGTCTGGAAAATCCAACGATGCCTGCATGTCCTGCCATCCGCAGGAGAGCCTGCGCGGAGTGCATGTTGATGCGGGGATGGAGTGCGTGAATTGTCACGGGGTAATGGAAAACCATGCCCTTGCCCTGCTTAAGGGTGAAGAGCAGAAGCTTGTGGCCACAAGGCTTATGAAGTTGATTACTCCGGTTGAGTTCAGTCTGGATGAAATACATGCCCGTCAGCCCCATGATCAACAGCCCGATTGTCTGACCTGTCATGTGGAATTCGGTGCTCCTGAGTCGGATTCCGCCTTTAATGAATGGACTGCAGACAAGGCAGGTCTTTTCCGCAACCGCAGGGATGAAATGGATGCCGTGATGTGTGCGGCCTGCCATAATGCGCCGCATGCTGTCTTCCCGGCAACAGATGAACGAGACAATCTGCGTCCTCTGCAATACATGGGCGAAGCTCAGCCAATTGGGGCCGCCGGAACCTGCACGGTCTGCCATGAAGATGAAATGGGTTATCCCGCTCACCATCCGGGAATGGGACTTGAATAA